In Fragaria vesca subsp. vesca linkage group LG5, FraVesHawaii_1.0, whole genome shotgun sequence, the genomic stretch CCAGCAATAACAACAACTGTGAGAACCTCCCTAAGCCTTTTGATTGCCATCACGCCCTTCTTATGTGACTTGAACCGTCTTAGAGACGGGTCCGCTGCCAAGAGCTGCACATTTAAACCTGTTCAGTACCTCACAAATTCCACATTCCGAAAAAACACAAAATCGAATAATCGAAATTCGCAAAAAAAGCTTGCCAAGTAGTCCTAAATACAACCAGATTCAGTAAAGCTCTGCTTATATAATCTAAAAGCCCCAAACTTTAATCTCATCTGATCCACAAATCTCTACCTATCACAGTCACATGAGCTCAAGAAACTCAAGCATCACTCTCCTTAGAATCTTCTAGACTCAAACCACAGTATTCAAGCTGATTGTTCAAATCCGATCAGTCCTATCTAACCATCTAAAATCTCAGATATCAAAATCAATCAACAAAATTTAGAGGTGGAGAAGACTCACAGCTTTCTCGCGAGCCCCTGGTTCGACGTGGAACTGGCGGCGCGTGAGGGAAAGCGAATCGTTCTTCGTCGTCTAGTGAAAACAAAAGAGAGATCAGATTCAGCCCTAACGAAATCCAAAACGACGCCGTATTCAGATCGGGAAACCTGAGACTTACCTGACGGAAATGTGAAGCGACGGAGCTCTTGAGCAGGAACGCCATGATTCGATAGACTCAAACACCCAAACTTTGGGAACCTTTTAGCTTTGAAGAACCATCTAATTTTGCTATACTACCCCTATAGTTTAACCATATTTCCCTCTAGTCCCACTTAACCAAAACGCAGCGTTTTGGCCTTTTTGAAGGCTTGAAGCTGTTGCTGCCACGTAGACATGGTGGTTATATATGAACCATAACAAGTCCAGCAAAATTGTCCCTTCAAATTTCCAAGCTTTTTGGTTGGTTTGTGTGTAACAGAAAGAAGAAGAATAAGAAGAAGATAGAGTAAATGGCATTGAGAGCAGCAGCATGTACTGGTATTGGAAGGCAAAGACATTCATGTCTGTTATCGGTTCCGCGATATCTTCAGCTTCAGGCTCATCTGCATCACTCTGCTGCTCCTCCTCAGAGGTTGACGTCATTTCCAATTCATCAATCTGGTTAGTGATTAAATGTTGTTCATGTTTTCTAGTCTCATGCACCGGTTCATTGATATGTAAAGATGTGTAATTGGGTTGGGATAGAAAGCAAGGAATCTTTTTTTCTTTTTATACCAAAGAGTTTTCTTTTTGTGATGTATTTTCAAATTTGTAGGGTTTAAATTTGGAATAAGAGCTATAAGTGAAGCGGCTGCGAATCCAATTACTCCCAAGAAAGAAAATGAAAGAGAATCAACACCTGAGAATTGGAAGATTAAGATGCTTTATGATGGGGATTGTCCACTATGTATGAGAGAGGTTGGTCTTTACGAATTTTGTTGGTATTGTAAGTGTTTGATGTTCATCTGTCTGAGGATTTAATCTGTTTGTTACGATTACGGATATATTGATGTTGATTGCATTGTCAGGTGAACATGCTAAGAGAGAGAAACAAGAGCTATGGTACTATCAAGTTTGTTGATATAAGCTCAGAGGACTACTCTCCGGAGGATAATCTGGGGCTAGATTACAAAACTGTAAGTCTGTTCATAGTCAATACTAATGAATTAGTCACTTGCAAAATGTTCAGGCATGTAAGAAGATTGTGATATACGGATGGATGCCACTGAAATGAATTGACGCTAGAACATATTTTTGACAAGTACATATTGCAATTTAGTGTGAAAAATACTTGTTTGTTCAGGTTATGGGAAACATTCATGCCATCCTCTCTGATGGAACCGTAGTCACTGATGTTGAAGTAAGCCCATTTTCCGAGTACATTTGAACTTGTAATATTAGTAGTTTTTTTATGGAACTTTTCCAAGTTTGAAACTTTAAGTTGTCTACCTGTATCATGCATTGATAAGGTCTTAAAAAAACATCTGCAGGCCTTCAGAAAGTTATATGAGCAAGTTGGGCTAGGATGGGTTTATGCAATAACCAAATATGAACCTGTGAGAATCCTGTCTATTCTAATGTACCTGCACTGAGATTAAGCGACTATTGTGGTCTGCAACAGTTCATATGTCTTGTTCTCTATATCTAGGGGCTAATGGAAAGCATTTTATCTGCAGATTGGAACAATTGCAGGTGCTGTTTATAGTGTTTGGGCTAAATATCGTCTCCAAATCACAGGTAGTTTTATCACATTGTATTTTACCGTCTTTTACATGGCCAATGGATACTTGATAATCTTTAGTAAATCTTTATATGATGCCATGGCAATAACCTGTTTTGATTTTAGGCCGACCACCTTTAGAAGAGGTTTTGGAATTGCGGAAGAAGAGCAAGGTTAGCAACTATCTTTTAACAGCTTGAAGGCTTTGAAACCATAAGCTGACAGTGGCTATCTAGTCCATTGTGTGATTGATTAGAAATAGTTGGCCCACTGGTGCTAATACATGAGGAGATTCTGTATTTTGATGCAGGGAGAAGTATGTAATGACAGAACCGATTGTAAACTACCAAAATAACTGCAGTAATCAGGACGTTGGAAGTTCAACTTTTGGTTGCTTACACAGTTCCACTTGTAATCTACTATGTTAAGTGTGTGGGCCACATCAAATACTGCGACGTTCATCAAGTGCCGGATTATAGAACAGAAAGGGGAGCTGCACTCTACAAGAGAATTAAGAAACTTGTTGTATAAGAAACTTATAAGACTGAAGTAGACATTTTGTTATTAATCAACCACATAGATTACATACACCATCACTCTCTTTTATAGTTCCAAATTACAACTGAAATTCTTGGGCCTTGGGGCATTGGAAGTGGTAATTGATTGCTTCCATTTGTTATATCATTTTCTATAATCTGGAGCTTATATGATCCCAATTCTCAAAAGAGCTTCACAATAAATTCATTGATGTTCTTATCTGATTTACCCTCTACACTAACAGCTCTCTTTGCAGCCTCACTCCATTTCAAGGCATTCCTTTTAATCTCATCACTTCTCTCTCCCACCATGACTTCCCTTATACACATCTCTAACTCTTCTTTCTTCACAAGCCCCTCTTCATTCTTCTTAACTCTCACTCCAACCCCCCACAACTCCTCCACAAACTTCGCATTCATCGGCTGATCACTCCACTGAGGCACTCCCACCATCGGCACGCCTAGGCTCAATCCCTCCAACGTGGAATTCCATCCGCAGTGTGTTATAAAACATCCCACAGCTGGATGTGCTAGCACTTGTAGTTGGTTGCACCATGTCACTACCAACCCTGTTTCGCCTATTGTGTTCAGGAACTCGTCAGGCAATTTGTTCTCAGACTCTTTCACAACCCATAAGAAGTGCTGATCACTTGCTTTCAAGCCCCATGCAATTTCTTCAACCTGTTTTGCTGCAATGTTTGCCACGTTTGCCATGCTTCCAAAAGATATGTATATCACACTTTGAGGTGGTTTTTTATCTAGCCATTTGATGCACTTGTCAGTAGTTGGCACCCAAAGACTGGCTCCATAAGCTATGTCTCCATCTATTTGTTGGTCCAGGTAGGCTGATGGCACCATTGGACCAATCATCACAAGGGGCCAAAGTCCCAACATTTCATTCACCAGCTTTTCAAAAAGACAGGAAATAAATAAGAACCTACTACAGGATTGAAATTACTTCAAAGCTATACAAGCAAGAAAAAATTATTGCAGTTTGATCCTTGATCCCTTTTCAGTCGTATCAAATTGATAGAAATCCACTAGAGAAAAAGCAATGATCTCTCTCAAATATTCTACATGATACATACAAATTCTTCAGTTTTCATTAGTCTGGTTTTCCTTGTTCTTCTTTCTATGCTATTGAGTCTCTGGAAGAGCCCCATTATTAATTCAGGAAGCCCTTCTAGTGAGGACCCTTAAGTTGAGGACTTTGTGAGGACTTTTCAGTTTATGGTTTAAAAGACCCAATTTTCGACCACATTTTGACATCTTATCCGTTTAATTTTTAGGTTTATATGAGTAGATCATTTCTACAAATTTTCACCCAAATTGGTGTTCGTTAAGATAACAAACTAGATCAAATTAATGGACGAACCAAATCTGTTAAATATGAACCGTTCAAGTTCATAATTGATAAATCACACTTATGAATGTCTTAACAATTTTCAATATAGCTGAAAATTTGAATAAATGATCTACTCATAAATACCTATAAATTTAACGGTCAAGATGTAGATATAAGATCGAAATGTGGGATAAACCGAAAAATCCTCGCCAAGTCCTCAACTTAAGGGTCCTCACTAGAAAGTCTCCCAGTTAATTCATTCCTTAAAACAAATGAACCGTTTTTGTTATATATTCTAAGTCACTAAAAACTGCTGTATATAAAGATCTGGATTGAGAGAGACTGAGAACTTTGTACTAACCTCACTTTCCAACTCTTCAAAAGAGTTACAGAACACCCAATCATTTTCTTGAAGCCTGGAAAACTTTTCCAAGATCAAAGCTAAATAGGGCGAGTGAGGCGCAGGCTGTGACAGAAAACTTGGCAGGTCAGGAAGATCAAGTGGAGGAAGACCAGGCATCAACAAAGGCGCACCACTTTCTTGCGTCACAGGGAAACTCATATGGCCATGATTGATATGCCAATACATGGAGCACACTGAAGCTGAGTTTGTCAAGAACACAGCCCCATAGATGTTGAACTTCTTAGCCACATCAAGCGCCCATGGAAGCAATGAATCATATACAATACAGTTTACAGGTGAGTCTAAGGAGCTGAATTTCATTATAAGCTCTGACAGTGTTCTTGAGCCAACTGTTTTGAATGAGTCTAAGTAGGTCTGAACACTTGGGGACTGGCTAAATCCACTTTCATCATAGCCATCTGAGATTGGTTCAATTCCAACAGTGGTTGAGTGGATGGATTTGAGAGTGTAAGGGGTGGTGGCTAGAGTGACCTTTAGTCCTTTGTAGGCTAAGCGCTTAGCAAATTGAAGGAGAGGGTTTATATGGCCTTGAGCTGGATATGTGAGCACAATCACATGCCCAGTCTTTTGGTTCTTCATTTCTTACCTTTGCTGCTCTACTTTCTCCACTCATCATTTTAACTCATATTTATAGGAAAAAGGGCTTGACTACTTGAGAATGGTGGATAAGCATAGAAAAGTGGTTCCAGTTTTGACTTTGTTGAGTTAAATGAACTGTAGATGCTGAGGTTCAACTTCTTCTGAATAGTTGCTATTAGTTGAAATGAGCTGCTTAAACATTTTTCTGGCTATTATTCATGAATAGAAACTCAAGTAGGAAAAAGGATAAACATTTGTTGAGCAAATTATTTGATTATAAAATTATTTTTCCAGCATCAATTGCTGCGTCTCTGAGCTTGCTGTTAACCACAACCCGAAACACAGCTATGGAAAAGCATCTAGGTATTCACATATTAGCCTCTGGCCAGCATAACTAAGACACTTACAAACTAAACTACCAGATGTATTTACATCTAAGAAAGCCTCCATTTCTAGCCTTCACACCCTACATCTGCGCACCAAACATTCTTCGGGCAGTTTTGAACACTACTTGGAATTTTGAGTGAAAACGTTTTCTTTTTACTAGTATCTTGGAATGTCTCGAACCCGGTTCCGTACGCTCCTCCGAATTGAGAACCACTTGAGGACACTGAATAGTTTTGTCCATCTCCTCTGAGCCTTATCTATGGCGGAAACAGCAGCAGTAGAACGTTGTGCCAACAGGAAGCCATCTACAGCACTTTGTAGATCTGCTGGTGACTCTGGAAGCATGTTCTGGGACTGAAGATCAGTATCGAAAAACTGTAGATGATCGTCATCACAAAATGCATGAGCTATTGAATCTGGATCGCAGATCAAGGAATTCCCAACTTGACCTGGGAACGTTAAAGCCTGGTCATATCTAAGACTCATTCCATCAATGTTGTGCAAGGCATAATCATCCAAGCCACTTGTGCCCCCAACAGAATATATGGATGAAATGATATCAGGAGAAGAGGCGGGTGGCTGTGTATAATCAAATCCACCAATTTTTTGCGTAGCCAAAAACTTGCTTCCATTAAAATCCTCTCCTCTTGGTGAGCTTGATGTCTGAAGAACATTGGCAACATTGGACGAGCCCCCTCCCAAAAGAGAAGCTTCATCATCAAATGAGACAACTTCTCCCCAGTGTTCAAATGCAGAAAGTACCAAGTTCTGGGCATCAGCCTGAAGAAAAATATTGATCATGACAAAATCGGACATGACTAAAAGAATGAAATGGGAACATAAAGAAAACCGAATAAAATAAGGTGATTAGTGGATTACCTTTTGTGTTTCAGAAAGCTTACTCACAGGAATATATTCACATTCCAAAAGTAGGTACATTACTTGTCCAACGACGTTGAAGACCACACCAGTTCTCTGTTGTGAACCAGGAGGGCAGTACAAGTATATCCTCTTATCCAGTATACATGTCTGAGCATGCTCCACTGTGACTTCCCACATCTTAGTAGACATACCAGTGCCAAGGATCTGCATAGGTATAGACGAACACAAGAATAAAAAAAACAATAATCGCTAGCTTGAGACAAATAATTCATCCAGCATAGTCCCTTATATGAAAGAATTATTTAATGCAGAAGATACTAGAACTTCTGGCCATATATCATCAAGGTAACAAAAAAAAAATAGCCAATTTAATTACATGGCGGAGTCTTGGAGGGTTTATGAAGAGTAGGATGAGGAAATCCTTCACGGTGCGGATGTTTTCCCGAGTCAAACGCTTATGGAAAGCACCGTCCTTTCCAATCTTTTCTAGTCGCCATACTTCATCAAGCAGGGATGGAGGGTGGTGCTTCTTGTACACTGCAGAAGAAACAGAAGTAACTCAGGTTAATTATTATGTATGTTTTACTTGCAGTCTGATCTTAAACTTGAAGACCATAAGCTATGCATGATATTCACAAAAAACTAACAAATTGATGTAGGTAATTAATTCAAGAAAAACTGAAACGTCCATTCCATAATAAAGGAAAAAAGAGAAACAAAATGCACGTACAATGAGAAGTATAAGAAGCACTCACATTCTCCACGGTGATCCCTAACAATAAAGGATTCTGTCTTTGCTTCTCTTACTCTAGTTCCATCAAAATTATCTACAACTCTTGCTCCTAACCTGAACCTACGGCTCCTTGTCCAGCTTGAATTATCTGTAAAAGAAATCTCACTCACAGAACCAACTCCATCATTAAGATTGATGGCTGGTTCCCCTGTTAGAAGAGGTTTTTTGCCTTCCCTCTCTCTTACAATGTTATTCTTGAACTCTTCAGGGGTCCAATTATCACCCTCCTCACCATCAAAATCACCCTCAAGAACAACAATTTCCACCTTAGCTGAGGATTCTGGGCCAGATTCAACTACTTGGCCAGTAAAGTAATCAACCAGAGCTATTTGGATACTGGAACTCTCTTCTCCTTCAATCCGAGCTCCAGTAAATACCGGAAGAGACAGACTATTCAAGAACTGGAGCTTTAAGATTCTTGATTCAGAAGGTTGAGTCTCTATCTCACAATTCCTGAACAGTAATGCAAAGATGCATCAACTATCTCTTATGGTTTTTGAAGTGTGAAAACTTAAAAGATTTCCTCTATTAAGCTTTAGAGTAACAACTTACTGTTTCATATTGTTCAAATGTTTCCTTAAGGCCGATTCTACTTCCTCTCTGACCTGAGAATAAATAAGAACTGATTTCAAACCATCCATTCAAAGCAGCAATGCCCAAAGTAAATAAAGGCATGATATGATCCACCAGGTGGATAATGGATAACAATAGTAATAACAAAAAGTTCCAAATTATAGGCAACACATTCCCAATTAA encodes the following:
- the LOC101299188 gene encoding uncharacterized protein At5g50100, mitochondrial-like gives rise to the protein MALRAAACTGIGRQRHSCLLSVPRYLQLQAHLHHSAAPPQRLTSFPIHQSGFKFGIRAISEAAANPITPKKENERESTPENWKIKMLYDGDCPLCMREVNMLRERNKSYGTIKFVDISSEDYSPEDNLGLDYKTVMGNIHAILSDGTVVTDVEAFRKLYEQVGLGWVYAITKYEPIGTIAGAVYSVWAKYRLQITGRPPLEEVLELRKKSKGEVCNDRTDCKLPK
- the LOC101299477 gene encoding uncharacterized protein LOC101299477 produces the protein MSQKRHQDDGKAHRSEAEDKRRRTTFQNVVSEIMKLHTVQHLLEPILEPLIRRVVREEVESALRKHLNNMKQNCEIETQPSESRILKLQFLNSLSLPVFTGARIEGEESSSIQIALVDYFTGQVVESGPESSAKVEIVVLEGDFDGEEGDNWTPEEFKNNIVREREGKKPLLTGEPAINLNDGVGSVSEISFTDNSSWTRSRRFRLGARVVDNFDGTRVREAKTESFIVRDHRGELYKKHHPPSLLDEVWRLEKIGKDGAFHKRLTRENIRTVKDFLILLFINPPRLRHILGTGMSTKMWEVTVEHAQTCILDKRIYLYCPPGSQQRTGVVFNVVGQVMYLLLECEYIPVSKLSETQKADAQNLVLSAFEHWGEVVSFDDEASLLGGGSSNVANVLQTSSSPRGEDFNGSKFLATQKIGGFDYTQPPASSPDIISSIYSVGGTSGLDDYALHNIDGMSLRYDQALTFPGQVGNSLICDPDSIAHAFCDDDHLQFFDTDLQSQNMLPESPADLQSAVDGFLLAQRSTAAVSAIDKAQRRWTKLFSVLKWFSIRRSVRNRVRDIPRY
- the LOC101298891 gene encoding UDP-glycosyltransferase 74B1-like, with protein sequence MKNQKTGHVIVLTYPAQGHINPLLQFAKRLAYKGLKVTLATTPYTLKSIHSTTVGIEPISDGYDESGFSQSPSVQTYLDSFKTVGSRTLSELIMKFSSLDSPVNCIVYDSLLPWALDVAKKFNIYGAVFLTNSASVCSMYWHINHGHMSFPVTQESGAPLLMPGLPPLDLPDLPSFLSQPAPHSPYLALILEKFSRLQENDWVFCNSFEELESELVNEMLGLWPLVMIGPMVPSAYLDQQIDGDIAYGASLWVPTTDKCIKWLDKKPPQSVIYISFGSMANVANIAAKQVEEIAWGLKASDQHFLWVVKESENKLPDEFLNTIGETGLVVTWCNQLQVLAHPAVGCFITHCGWNSTLEGLSLGVPMVGVPQWSDQPMNAKFVEELWGVGVRVKKNEEGLVKKEELEMCIREVMVGERSDEIKRNALKWSEAAKRAVSVEGKSDKNINEFIVKLF
- the LOC101298423 gene encoding uncharacterized protein LOC101298423 isoform 1, producing MAFLLKSSVASHFRQTTKNDSLSLTRRQFHVEPGAREKALLAADPSLRRFKSHKKGVMAIKRLREVLTVVVIAGCCYEIGVKAMMREEARAQAKA